In Nocardioides dokdonensis FR1436, the following are encoded in one genomic region:
- a CDS encoding cytochrome c biogenesis CcdA family protein — translation MTEIGLVAAFAAGVLALLSPCSALLLPSFFAYAFADARALVARTTVFYVGLLLTLVPLGTGAGFASELFYGHRTTLIAVAGWTIIAMGVLQLVGRGFAMPFSARLQSWAGTRTGSGWASTLVLGAVYGLAGFCSGPVLGAILTVAATSGSPWQGGLLLAVYALGMAAPLLVLAVLWDRYDLGSRRWLRGRTLHVGPVTVHTTSLVAGVLFIAIGVLFLRFDGTAGITGFLGFDTVDLEFAAQQAVTEWAAAIPVWVLPAGVVVVALGVALRRATRPTDDEHPTSSYVGNNEDVRPVGKVSPHGDQTSD, via the coding sequence ATGACCGAGATCGGCCTCGTCGCGGCCTTCGCGGCCGGGGTCTTGGCACTGCTGTCCCCGTGCAGCGCCCTGCTGCTGCCCTCGTTCTTCGCCTACGCGTTCGCCGACGCCCGAGCACTGGTGGCCCGGACCACGGTCTTCTACGTGGGGCTCCTGCTGACGCTGGTGCCGCTGGGCACCGGCGCCGGCTTCGCCTCCGAGCTGTTCTACGGCCACCGCACGACGCTGATCGCGGTGGCGGGCTGGACGATCATCGCGATGGGTGTGCTGCAGCTCGTGGGGCGCGGCTTCGCGATGCCCTTCTCGGCGCGGCTGCAGTCCTGGGCGGGCACCCGCACCGGCAGCGGCTGGGCCTCCACGCTCGTGCTCGGGGCGGTCTACGGCCTCGCCGGCTTCTGCTCCGGGCCGGTGCTGGGCGCCATCCTCACCGTGGCCGCCACGTCCGGCTCCCCGTGGCAGGGCGGACTGCTGCTCGCGGTCTACGCCCTCGGCATGGCCGCGCCGCTGCTCGTGCTCGCCGTCCTGTGGGACCGGTACGACCTGGGCAGCCGCCGCTGGCTGCGCGGTCGGACCCTTCACGTCGGACCGGTCACCGTGCACACCACGTCGCTGGTCGCCGGGGTGCTCTTCATCGCGATCGGCGTGCTGTTCCTGCGCTTCGACGGCACGGCCGGCATCACCGGCTTCCTCGGGTTCGACACCGTCGACCTCGAGTTCGCCGCCCAGCAGGCCGTCACCGAGTGGGCCGCCGCGATCCCCGTCTGGGTGCTGCCCGCCGGGGTCGTGGTCGTCGCACTGGGCGTGGCGCTGCGCCGCGCGACCCGCCCCACGGACGACGAGCACCCGACGTCGTCGTACGTAGGGAACAACGAGGACGTCCGACCGGTTGGGAAGGTATCCCCCCACGGGGATCAGACTTCCGACTGA
- a CDS encoding ArsR/SmtB family transcription factor, translating to MDDRRSTLFDQLGVVGKAFASPRRLELVDLLAQGERTVDALARTAGMGVTTVSAHLQVLKLANLVSTRREGTRVHYRLAGDDVAALYDALRTVGRERSADVGRALEAYLDVPGSQEVGLVTRSELTAALDEGSADVIDVRPVEEYLAGHVPGARSVPLEDLAAQVSDLHTRGPVIAYCRGAFCVLAHDAVRILAASGVEARRLEDGMLEWRTHGHPVAVGA from the coding sequence ATGGACGACCGGCGCAGCACCCTGTTCGACCAGCTCGGCGTGGTGGGCAAGGCCTTCGCCAGCCCCCGACGGCTCGAGCTCGTCGACCTGCTGGCGCAGGGCGAGCGGACCGTCGACGCCCTGGCTCGCACCGCCGGCATGGGCGTCACGACCGTGTCTGCCCACCTGCAGGTCCTCAAGCTGGCCAACCTGGTCAGCACCCGCCGCGAGGGCACCCGGGTGCACTACCGGCTCGCCGGCGACGACGTCGCGGCCCTGTACGACGCCCTGCGCACCGTGGGGCGGGAGCGATCGGCCGACGTCGGTCGCGCCCTGGAGGCCTATCTCGACGTGCCCGGCTCCCAGGAGGTCGGCCTCGTGACCCGCTCCGAGCTGACCGCCGCTCTCGACGAGGGCTCGGCCGACGTCATCGACGTGCGCCCGGTCGAGGAGTACCTGGCCGGGCACGTCCCCGGCGCCCGCAGCGTGCCGCTGGAGGACCTGGCCGCGCAGGTGAGCGACCTGCACACGCGGGGCCCGGTCATCGCCTACTGCCGCGGCGCGTTCTGCGTGCTGGCGCACGACGCGGTGCGCATCCTGGCCGCGTCCGGGGTCGAGGCCCGCCGGCTCGAGGACGGGATGCTCGAGTGGCGCACCCACGGCCATCCCGTGGCGGTGGGTGCATGA
- a CDS encoding DsbA family protein, protein MTEKRKSPLLPLAVAAVAAAALVAVLVGTTGADAPDKTDGPSSPAASAADPSSAPPADDPLAQLARREADDPMAVGDKDAPVVMVNYSEFQCPFCGKFARDTEPVLHEKYVEDGTLRIEWRDFPYLGQESTTAALAGRAAAAQDKFWEFHEALYADQPSPNSGAIDQDFLDDIARDIGLDVADFRRDMSSPDAQQAVEADFAEGQQIGVTGTPAFIINGQPVIGAQPTATFEQVIEDAADAAR, encoded by the coding sequence GTGACTGAGAAGCGCAAGAGCCCCCTGCTCCCCCTGGCCGTCGCCGCGGTCGCGGCCGCCGCCCTCGTGGCCGTGCTCGTCGGCACCACAGGCGCCGACGCCCCCGACAAGACCGACGGGCCGAGCTCCCCCGCGGCGAGCGCCGCCGACCCCAGCTCGGCCCCGCCCGCCGACGACCCGCTCGCCCAGCTGGCGCGGCGTGAGGCCGACGACCCGATGGCGGTGGGCGACAAGGACGCCCCGGTGGTGATGGTCAACTACTCGGAGTTCCAGTGCCCGTTCTGCGGCAAGTTCGCCCGGGACACCGAGCCGGTGCTGCACGAGAAGTACGTCGAGGACGGCACGCTGCGCATCGAGTGGCGCGACTTCCCCTACCTGGGCCAGGAGTCGACCACCGCGGCGCTGGCCGGTCGCGCGGCCGCGGCGCAGGACAAGTTCTGGGAGTTCCACGAGGCGCTCTACGCCGACCAGCCCTCCCCCAACAGCGGCGCCATCGACCAGGACTTCCTCGACGACATCGCGCGCGACATCGGCCTCGACGTCGCGGACTTCCGCCGCGACATGTCAAGCCCCGACGCCCAGCAGGCCGTGGAGGCCGACTTCGCCGAGGGCCAGCAGATCGGGGTGACCGGCACCCCCGCGTTCATCATCAACGGCCAGCCGGTGATCGGCGCCCAGCCGACGGCCACCTTCGAGCAGGTCATCGAGGACGCCGCGGACGCGGCCCGATGA
- a CDS encoding YgaP family membrane protein produces the protein MNLDRAVMIFAGGMTLLSAVLVALVSPWWLLLTAFVGLNQIQSSLTGFCPAAMVLRKAGLQSGCAFEPREAAPVGR, from the coding sequence ATGAACCTCGACCGCGCCGTGATGATATTCGCCGGCGGGATGACGCTGCTCAGCGCCGTCCTGGTGGCACTGGTCTCGCCCTGGTGGTTGCTGCTGACCGCCTTCGTCGGGCTGAACCAGATCCAGTCCAGCCTCACCGGGTTCTGCCCGGCCGCGATGGTGCTGCGCAAGGCCGGCCTGCAGTCCGGTTGCGCCTTCGAGCCACGCGAGGCCGCGCCCGTCGGTCGCTGA
- the trxA gene encoding thioredoxin → MATTDLTAETFETTISSNEIVLVDFWASWCGPCRQFAPVYETASAENTDIVFAKIDTEAEQSLAAAANITSIPTLMAFKDGNLVFAQPGALPAPALAELIEAVRALDVEKAKAEAAAQADA, encoded by the coding sequence ATGGCCACCACCGACCTGACCGCCGAGACGTTCGAGACCACCATCTCCAGCAACGAGATCGTCCTCGTCGACTTCTGGGCCTCCTGGTGCGGCCCGTGCCGCCAGTTCGCCCCCGTCTACGAGACGGCGTCGGCGGAGAACACCGACATCGTCTTCGCCAAGATCGACACCGAGGCCGAGCAGAGCCTGGCCGCCGCGGCGAACATCACCTCGATCCCGACCCTGATGGCGTTCAAGGACGGCAACCTCGTCTTCGCCCAGCCCGGCGCCCTGCCGGCTCCGGCGCTCGCCGAGCTGATCGAGGCCGTGCGCGCGCTCGACGTGGAGAAGGCCAAGGCCGAGGCGGCCGCCCAGGCCGACGCCTGA